In one window of Helianthus annuus cultivar XRQ/B chromosome 17, HanXRQr2.0-SUNRISE, whole genome shotgun sequence DNA:
- the LOC110924903 gene encoding autophagy protein 5-like, with amino-acid sequence MFSYIISAVHTAAGVRSAYVKKNAKENINADHTDGATYIIHGSSKNVMNMSHPDQVELWRSVMNGKLETYNRISSKLKLGIIGDEFSGKPNLSPLKGQQGVNDTEATAARKASRVPVRLYLWIVDKDFDDLEEAPNFDRWDQVSYINRPVECYYC; translated from the exons ATGTTTTCATACATTATCTCTGCCGTACACACGGCGGCCGGAGTAAGGTCTGCATATGTGAAAAAAAACGCTAAG GAAAACATTAATGCTGATCATACTGATGGA GCCACATATATAATTCATGGAAGCAGCAAGAATGTTATGAACATGTCTCATCCTGATCAAGTTGAGCTGTGGCGTTCTGTTATGAACG GTAAACTTGAGACATACAATCGTATTTCATCTAAGCTAAAACTTGGAATAATTGGAGACGAATTTTCTGGAAAACCGAACCTGTCTCCTTTGAAAGGTCAGCAGGGTGTTAATGATACAGAGGCAACTGCTGCACGGAAAGCAA GTAGGGTCCCTGTTCGCTTGTATCTCTGGATTGTCGATAAAGATTTTGACGATTTAGAAGAAGCACCAAATTTTGATAGGTGGGACCAAGTTTCTTACATAAACCGGCCTGTTGAATGCTACTACTGTTAA
- the LOC110924902 gene encoding glutathione reductase, cytosolic-like → MRALVATNLEGRGIILHPQTNLTKLVKTEDGIKVTKDHGEELMADVVLFATGRVPNTKRLNLQAVGVEVDKIGAVKVEEYSRTSIWAIGDVTNRMNLTPVALMEGSMFAVAVYSGNVLALHMSKPQGFKYRSGQYMFVNCGGVPPFEWHLFSITSAPGDDYLSVHIRTLGKVIQRTS, encoded by the exons ATGAGAGCGTTGGTTGCAACAAATCTCGAAGGAAGAGGCATTATTTTGCACCCACAAACAAATTTGACAAAG TTGGTTAAAACAGAGGATGGTATTAAAGTTACTAAAGATCATGGTGAAGAGCTAATGGCAGATGTTGTACTTTTCGCCACTG GACGGGTCCCTAATACAAAGAGATTAAATTTGCAAGCTGTGGGTGTTGAAGTTGACAAAATAGGAGCAGTGAAG GTTGAGGAATATTCTCGAACCAGTATTTGGGCCATAGGTGATGTTACAAACCGGATGAATCTTACTCCTGTTGCGTTGATGGAAGGATCTATGTTTGCT GTGGCTGTTTATTCTGGAAATGTGTTGGCACTTCATATGTCAAAGCCACAAGGGTTCAAATACAGGAGTGGTCAATACATGTTTGTTAACTGTGGCGGTGTCCCCCCATTTGAATG GCACCTATTTTCCATTACGTCTGCCCCGGGTGATGATTACCTGAGTGTACATATCCGGACTCTCGGTAAAGttatccaaaggacttcttaa